The genomic stretch CAGGACCCTGCGGTCCAAGTACCATTGGCGCTGGAGGGCTTAACGGTCGTGTTCGGGATGGGTACGTGTGGAACCCCTCCGCTATCGCCACCAAACAATGATTTTTGCGCTGTGATATCTTCAGTGAACACTCACCAGCAAAATATCAGACCTTAGAAAGGACATTCAGCTTAAAATCTGTCAGAAAATCCTTACCGGATTTATAATTTATCATATTTCAAAAACATATTCAACTAGTAATAAAAACCATCGATCAATAAATTAAATATCTTTAATTACTGCATCATATGCACATTGTAAATGTCTCTTTCTTAAGAGGACATAAATAATATATCATATTGAATAGAGCTATTCTAATAGTAAATCACCCCTTTTATTCATGAGAAATAGGGTATCGCACCCTCCAAATCATCACTGTCCTCATTGATCATCTTTCATTTATCATCTCACTTAAAAATAGTCTCATATTTTAATATCAACTTTCAAAAGATAACTATATAGAATGATAAACAATATTTCTAATGTAGAAGTTTTTCGTATAGTGAAACCAAATAATGTAACTACAATCAAATTTATAACGTCTTTCATTATATACATTTACAAATGGAGGCGATAAAAATAAAGAAGAAACTATTCATCTCACTTTTTGTGGTTGTTTTTTCTCTTAGCATAATGGTTGGTTTAGCTTTTGCTAAGGTGAACATTAGGATCGTGGTTAACGGTCAACAAGTTAATTCAGATGTAGCTCCTCAGATCGTCAATAACCGAGTAATGGTGCCTATAAGTATGGTAGCAGAGGCATTAGATGCGAATGTAGGTTGGAACCAAAAGAATCAAACGGTAACTATCAATGACAAATCGATACCTTCTCAGGAAGATATATGGAAACAAGATCTTGATTTCATTGGTAGTGGTTGGGCAAGTCTTAAAAACATTATTGGAACATTTATGATTGGTTACGATGAAAGAGATGATGCATTAATTAAATCAGTATCAGTGGAAGGTTATGATAAGTTACCTATAGGTGGAATGTACCCAGCGATTATGGACTATAAAATTGTTGATGCACAGGAATTAACTCATTCCTTAAAAGTTAGAGTGAAAGTTATTCTATATGAAGATATTTTAAAAGGAGAAATATGGGATTTTGTAATAACTAAACGGAAAATTGAAACTATGAAAAAAGTAGACTTTTTCAACGTCGATGAATATACAGTTTTCCCAGGTCTTTCGTATTCAAAATAAGTCCTTTTATTTACCCAAATGATCGACTATGTAATTCTCTCTTCTTAGTTGTAAGAAAGGTTGTGGAAAGTTGAACAGTAAATTTTTATCGAGTTTTTTATTAAGTTTTGTTTATGTAATCGTTTTTTATTTTGGTGCATATGGCTTGATGTTACTCGGTATGATCGATGATGGTTTCTTTATATTAAATCATGTATTTGTTGGTTTTTATCAATGGCTTTACTTGGTACCACTTATCATTTACCAAAAAAAGAAAAACAGAGTATTTACAGGTTACCTTATAGGCGGATTATGTCTCACTTGTTTAAACATCGCGTTGATTGTATGGATATTTTTAGACCCCTCAAAATTCTTTTAAGTTAGCCATTAAAAAATGACATAGCAGATAATATAAATTTATTATTACAAAAAACCCCCTCATGTATGCAGGAAGAGTTCGCGGTATACGTTCTCTTTTCACCCTGTATACAATGCGGGGGTTTAAAGTTAATGAAGCAAGCAATGCTTGATGCATCGCTTGCTTCATTTAATTATTTATTGAAAGTGACTTTTTCCAAACCATTCTCAAGAATGATTGACGTGTCCCTAGGTTTTGTTTCGGCAATTTTGCGGCCGCCTCTGAAAGAATAAAGCACTGCAGCTTGTTTACGGATCGCCTCATATTCATTCTCTGCTTCAAGAACGATGAAGTTCGCTGGTTTACCTTCTTCAATACCGTACATATCTTCAATATGCAGGGTTCTTGCACTATTTTTCGTAATAAGATCAATTGAATTCACGATTTGATCGTAACCAAGCAGCTGAGAAGCATGGATACCCATGTGCAGTACTTGAAGCATGTTGCCTGTACCAAGCGGATACCATGGATCAAAGATATCATCGTGTCCGAAGCACACATTAAGCCCGGCTTCTTGCAGCTCTTTGACGCGAGTCAGCCCTCTTCTTTTCGGATACGTGTCGAAACGTCCTTGCAAGTGGATGTTGACCAGCGGATTGGATACGAAATTCAGGTCCGCCATCTTAAGAAGTCTGAACAATTTATAAGTGTAAGCATCATTATAAGATCCCATTGCCGTCGTGTGGCTTGCTGTTGTCCGGGAACCTAAGCCGCGTTCGTAAGCTTCTTTAGCTACAACTTCTAAGAAACGGGATTGTTCGTCATCAATTTCATCGCAGTGAATATCGATAAGACGGTCATATTTTTCAGCAAGGTCAAATGCAACCTTCATTGAATCCACGCCATATTCTCTCGTAAATTCGAAATGAGGGATACCGCCGACCACGTCAACGCCCATCTTCAGCGCCTCTTCCATTAGTTCCACGCCGTTCGGGTAGGAGTGAATACCTTCCTGTGGGAATGCAACAAGCTGAATGTCAACATAGGGTGCCATTTCTTCTTTCACTTCGAGCATTGCTTTAACAGCGGTGAGACTTGGATCGGTCACGTCTACATGTGTCCGTACATGCTGAATACCTTGTGCGACCTGCCATTTTAGTGCTGTTTTGGAACGTGTTTTAACGTCTTCATGTGTCAGGAATGCCTTACGTTCAGACCAACGCTGAATCCCTTCAAACAATGTCCCGCTCAAATTCCATTCCGGCTCGCCTGCTGTTAACGTTGTATCCAGATGAATATGAGGTTCAATGAATGGCGGCAGCACAAGTGCACCGCTCACGTCAAGAACTTCCTCATTCGTTGTCGTGTCCAAAGATTGTGTGATTTGCCCAAACTTCCCGTCTTTCACGACAATATTCCATAATCCTTCTTTACCCCGCAATTTTGCGTTCTGTATAATCATTTAAATTCCCCATTTCTTTGGATTCTTTCGCAGGAACGACCAGCATTAAAACGATGTAAGCTGCTGCCGTACCGATTAGTGCGTTTAGTGGTGTAATTCCTGGGGCCAGCTGAGCAAAGGCTACACCGATTGCCCATGCAACCATCGCTACCCAGTTTACATTTTTGAATGTCATTTCGGCAAATGGCTTATAGTTTCTACGCTTCACAACAAAGTAGTCTGCAATAATGATGGCCCCGATCGAAGGAATCGCTGCGCCGAGCACATTCAGGAAACCAACAAAGTTGTTATACATCCACATAGCAAATACGGTACCCACGATGCCGTTAACAATAACGAAGAACTTTTTCGAAATTTTAGTGATATTTGCAAAACCCAGCCCGGAAGCGTATAGGGCGTTATCGTTCGTCGTCCAGATATTCAGTCCCAAAACGATGATCGCTGGAAGGATCAACCCCTGCAGGAACATAACCTCCGAGATATCTGACAGGTTATAAGCCATTGCGCCGACTGCTCCGAACAAGAACATAAGTGAGTTACCTAAGAAGAAAGAAATAACTGTCGCAGTCACTGCTTGTTTAGATGTTTGAGAAAAACGCGCAAAGTCTGGCGTCAACGTACCGCCGCTAATGAATGATCCAATACAAATCGTTAGTGCCGCTGCCACGGTAATCGACTCTGTCGGCATGTAATCTAACAAGCCTTGAAAACCGCCCAGCGTGTCTACTCCTTCAAATACAGAGTAACCGCCAAGAATGGCAATAGCGGGAACCGCAATATATCCAAGAATAACGAGTGACTTGATACCGAAAATAGCTGTTGCTGTCATTGCTAAACCAAATATGAAAATTAAAAGATACACGTTCCAATCCATCGCTTTAGCGACGGGTACAGCGAACATCGCCACACCAACACCGAACCATCCTACCTGTGTAAATCCAAGCAAGAACGAAGGCAGGTATGAACCTTTCCCACCAAACGAATATTTGGCCAACAAGTGTGTGGAAAGACCTGTTTTAGCAGCAATATGTGCCAGTGCTCCGGTATAAATACCTAAAATCAAGTTACCCCCAAGCACAATTCCCATGAACTGCATAAACGTCAAACTGACTCCGAGCGTCCCCCCTGCCAGCATACTAGCCGAGAAGAAAGTGAATGCTAGCATTACTGAAAACGTCTTTCTAAAATTGTTTCTTTGCGTCTTTGGCACCTCTTGCCATGAAAACTCTTGATCGTGTTTACTCATCAGAATACCCCCAGGTTAAAGTCTCCTGATACCAAAAAGCAGAAAAAAGAGGCTACTCGTCAAGTTTCAAACTGACAGGTAGCCTCTTTTTCACATCATAATCCGCGCGAAGATGCAGAGCATCTCCTAACGGACTATGCCCTGATTCTCGCGTGATTATAAAATCCGCTGCCCTTGTCAGCCTCTCTGGACTGAATTAAAGGTACCCGTATTCAATTACATTCTATTATTTTTGAAATCTACTTGAATGTCAATGGTATTATTATCCTTACGTAATTTGAAAAATGCATTTCTAAATAGAGGGAGTAAAAAGGGAATTAACTCGTTATTAGATGAGATGGAGATACTATCTAACTATTAAACGTCTAAGTAACAGGATTACTATGGAATCAGTGATTTTTTACATGGAAGTTGTTTGGGTTGCACAACAAAGAGGCTCACACTGATTCGGAGAGCCTCTTGTTTTCTGCTATTTTCATTTGCTTGTTAACGTAAAAGAACGACTACTAACATAAAATAACTGCTGCACTTTTTATAATCTTGCTAATAATCCGCAGGAAGTAAAACCTGCTCCAACCGACCACATGATATGGTGATCCCCTTGCTTAAGCTTCCCATCTTCAATTGCATGATACAGGGCAAGGAATGGACTTGTTGTTCCCGTATAAGCATATTTGTTACCTACATAGGTGAACTTTGATGAGTCTTCTTCTAATGCTTCTGCTAAGTAAGCAATCTTTGTTGAGAGGACCTGAGAAATTGAATAATGGGTGATGGCATCTTTAGTAAGATCATGATCTTTTAAAAGATCATTTATTACAGCGGGTGCCTTAGCAAACATACTATCCACTTTATAGGAATCGGACACTCTTGTTTGAATTACTTTTGAATTCTTAAATCCATGCTCAGGTAATACTAAATCTTCCGGTCTTTCAGAATGGGTAATATAAGAAGAATCAATTAAACCGTACCCGTCTTCTTCTACTCTTTCTAGAATAACAGCACATGCTGCGTCACCGCTTAAACCTATATGTACCAAGTTCTCAGGCTTATAGAAGTTGCCTACTTGCTCACTTCCTACGATAAGCGCGTATTTCATTTTTGGATTATGTAACATTGCTCTACTTACTTGATCATATGACACAACCATACCTGCACAATTCGCGTTCTGATCATAGATAGCACATTGATCTTTACCACCAATTGCTTTATGAATAAAAGCTGCATCGGTAGGTATATTGTACTCGTGAGTACCGGACGATATGGTTATCAGATCTAGCTGCTCACCACTCATATTTGCTGCTTTTAGTACTTTTTTAGCTGCTTCAATCGCCATCGTTACGGTGGTTTCTTGTTCATCTGCTAGATATCTATTATCTCTTCCTAAATGGGCCCACATCCCAAGAAGTCTTTCTCGATCGGGTGAAGAAGAAGCCACTTCCTCATTCGTATATGAATTCTCTGGATGATATACTGCAATCTGTTTTAATCTAACACTGGGCAATCAAAACACACTCCTTATAATCCTAGAATTGCTTTAGCTTCTTCTGTTGTTTTTACAAACTGACCTGTAAACCCTTCTACTTTTTTAGCCGTATTATGAAGCTGAATGTTAACAATTGCTTTCTTAGCTTCTACCATAATGCATCTTCCAAATTTAGAGTAAATCTCATAACACTCTGCTAAAACCGGTAGAATCTCTTGTTTAAATACAGCTAGATTCGTAGAATCAATAACAATTGTCTGATTTGCAATGTGTGGACCTAAAGTAGCTTTCAAGTCAGCAACCTTCTGATTGGTTAACTCTAAACTGGCGAACCCTTCAAGATCTACCCAAATAATATTACCTTCATTATAAAACTTTGTCGTTGCTTCCATTTTTAACATCTCCTTTTGATTTTTTCTAATATGAGATATCACCGACGGGCTTTTTTTAGCCTACCTCCTTAAAAAAAGAACTTTTTTTCAATATTTGGTCATACAGAGAGGTTATCGGCATTTTTTAGTTTAAAGTGAAGATATTGTATGCAAAATTGCTAATTATGTATGCTACAAACGGATTAATGGATGAGCATGAGGAACTTTCTTTATTTTTCACAGAAAAAAAGCCCGGCTCATAGCCAGGCTCAAGGTTACTAAAATTACAGTTTGATATATTCTACCCACTGCTTATACAGTTCCGGCTTGGTACACTTAAAAATCCCTTCAAAATCATGAGGATTTCGGATTACTTTGTTTAAAGCATCTATGCCGTATCGATCCATCACAAATTCCACCATCATATAAGAGAATTGAAATCCTTTCATCGTTTCAAAGTCCCAGGTATCGTTATCTAAATCATCAAAAGAAGGGATCGCCAAATGGCGAATGGCATCTTCCGTTGAACTTTTTATATACTCTTTGGTCATCTGCTTGGCCTCGTATCCGCCTATTCCCTGTCTGATCCATTTGGGAGCCGAAGGATTAATATCTTCGATTAACCACATGGTAAATAAATGGACCACTCCTTTTAAAATAGACTCATAGGTATGATCAGGTCCCGGGTTTAGAGGAGATACTATTTTCAGAATATGACCTTCATACGTTCCCATAAACCAATCCGGTGCACCTGGTTCGCCGACTGCATGATGGAATGCTTGCAGGTCGGGATAGATTTCAATAACGATTTTACGAGAAGGCTGGTGATTGTACTTGGTTGTCACTCGTTCCACATTTATCTTTAATTCATCAAATAAGTCTTGATGTACCTTATTTAGACGTTCATTTGTACCTTGACTGTCACCCTTATTAACAATGGAAATCATATCCTGAATAGACATGATGGCAATGTCCCCCCATTCATTCAATTCTTTTCTTAATTTTTCTAAAGCTCGGTATAATCGGTTCTTCACTGCACTCTCGCGCAGTCCAACGATTTTAGATATTTCAGACAAGGTGCAATCTACAAAAAAACGCAGTGCAATAATTTCCTGGTCAAGCTCACTCAGTTTCCTTAACGCAGAACTAATATCAATTCGAATATCCACATGTTTCGTAAATTCAAGAGAGATTGACTGCGATTCATAATCTGTAAAATCAAATGGTGATTCTTTTTGCCGTGATAACCTGCGATATTCGTTCTTCACTGTATTCTGAGCAATCTTAAAGATCCAAGTGAACAAATGAGCGTTGCCTTTAAAGCGGTGAAAGTTCTCGACAGCTTTTAAAAATACCTGTTGTGTCAAGTCATCTGCAGCCATGGGATTCACTTTCAGTGCGAAATATTTGCGAATTCTCTCACGATACTGCTCATACGTGTGATCGAAACTTGTATTGCGATCCTGTTCATCCGGATAAACAGAAGTGTTGTCATGAGCTCCTGACATGGTGTGAACCTCCTCTTGATTTACATTTAATTAGACACCGGCGGGAGCCAAAAAGCCACGTATAAATAAAAAATAATTTTATGCTTTATATATAAGACGGATTGTCAATCCAAGTGCGACACTTCTTCTTCAAATGATTCGTGAGCAGTTTTCCATCCCAAACATTTCCTTGGTCTGTTGTTAATAAGTTGGAGGGCGTGTTCTAATTCTTCCTCGGTCACCTTTGCAAAGTCCTTTCCTTTTGGGAAGAACTCTCGAAGGAGCCCGTTTCCATTCTCATTGGAGCCTCGTTGCCATGAGGAATAAGGATCTGCAAAATATACCGTCATACCGTGTGACTCTTCCAATTCACGAAAGCACGCGAACTCTTTACCACGGTCTACGGTAGCTGTCTGGAAGGTTTGGGCAGGGTACTGTGCAGCAACTACACCAATAGCAATTTCCATTGATAATGAAGTGCGATCTGGCATTTTAATAGCAGTGTATAGCCTTGTTTTTCGCTCGATACATGTAGCGACACAAGCCTTACTTTTTCCTCGGCTGGAGACGACCGTGTCCAGTTCCCAGTGTCCAAAGGTTTCACGGGAACGAATCTCTTTAGGCCGTTGTTTGATAGAAGTGCCTACGAGGAAGCGACCTCGTTTTTCTTGGGGTTTTTGTCTTTTTCCTTTGTGTCTTAACTGCTGAACGGTGTTACGAATCATACGTCCTTGATAAAGCCAGCGATAGATCGTTTTGAACGAAACCATGGGCTCTCCTTTCAGTCTATAACGCATAGAGATTTGCTCAGGAGACCAGGTTTCGTGAAGTCGCTGTTCAATTTCTTTTCCGAGTGTCTCCGTCCATTTTTCTCTAGGTTTCTGAGCTTGGCGAAGATGCTTATAACGATGCTCTGATGCTACCGCTTGATAACCATTTAGGCTTTGATTTTTCCTCAGTTCCCGGCTGATCGTGGAATGATGACGATCCAATTCGCGAGCAATGGCTCGGGCGGACAGCCCCAGTTGATGTAATACTTCTAGTTTACTGCGTTCAATTATGCTAAGATGTGTGTAGCTCATGGCGGATTCTCCTTGTAGGTGTTGTGTGGTAACTCCATTCTACACGAATCCGGCCATGGGCCATTTTTAATTTTGAACTAGGTGTCGCACTTCATATTACAATCCGTCATAAAGAAAAAACACCCTGAAATTCACAGGATGTTTTGTTTGTTTTAGTTAAATCCTTTAGTTTTGAATTTTACGTTCTTTCCTTCCATACAACAGGTAATATAGGAAAAGTGTTGCTAATACAATGAACCCGAGTGTTACATATAAACCATCATATCCTGTCGCTGGAATGAGTAATCCAAGAATAGAGGGGCCAAAACCGTTTCCTAAATCATAAAATATAAAAAAAGTCGCAGTTGCTAAGCCAACTCTGTGCGGTTCAGCTAAACTGATTGCTAGAGCCTGAGATATGGATGAAATATTACCAAACCCAAGAGCTACTAAAGCTCCTGCCAATAACAAAATAGCACTGCTAGAAGCAGAACCTAAGAAGAGCATTCCTGCGCCATAAACAATAAGAGCCGGATATATGATGATGTTTGCTCCTTTTTTGTCCATCAAACGTCCTGTAAAAGGTCGTGATATCAAGACAAATACAGTATAGATCATAAAGAAAAAACTTGCTGCTTCTATTAGCCCTAATTCCAAAGCATAAACATTCAAATAGGAAACGATACCTGAAAAACAAAATGCCATTATAAACATAATAATTCCTATTGGTATCGCTTTAGGCTCAATAAAGTCAGAGACTTTCAATCCTTTTTCTTTCTTTATCGTTGCCTTATTCGTTACAGAAAACTTCACAAAAATTCCGATGACTACATTTATAATTCCTAGGATCAGTGAGAAAATGAAAATCATATTTAAATTTGCGTTTTGGCTCATATTCAAACCAATAAATGGACCAATTCCCGTGGCCAGTGCCGTACTAATTGCAAAGTAACTAATCCCTTCCCCTTTTCGTGAAGCAGGAAGGTTAAGTACGACAACTGTACTTACAACCGTAGTTATTATACCTAATGTGATCCCGTTCAAAAAACGACTTAAGATGAGAAAACCAATGTTAAAATGAACAAAGTAAAGTAATGTTGTTAAAATGAAAAAAAGTAACGAGGTCATCAAGATTTTTTTGGTTTGTACAAGACGTCCTGTAAATAAACGTCCTAATAAGGAACCAATAATAAAGATCCCTGCTATAATTCCCGCCTCGCCGGTAGATGCATTAAATTCTTGAATTGAATATAGCGTAATCGTCGCGTTTAATAAAAAGAAAATTAATGTCATAAAGAAATTGATTAACGAAAGAATAATAAAATTTTTCGTCCAAAGTTTCGTGTTTATCTGACTCATCGTTGTTCTCCTGCCTACCTTATTAATTCGGTAAATAAATAGATTCTTAATTTCACAAATAAATCGAGACCCTTCAAGGGCCCCGATTTATTTGGTCACTGGTCTTTACAGCGACTCATATTCCTCACGTCGTCGTGGATATTAAAAAGTGTACGATTCTCCGTCTTCGGGGATGAATAAACGGGAGGAAAACCTTTTTTCTTCTCCAAAGCGTTTCAGTTCTTTTCTAGATAGTGTCCAGTGGTTAACTGCTTCCATGTGTACAGCGATAATGTTGGCGTTGGGAGCTGCCTTATGCACCTCATAAACATCTTCTTTGCCCATGATAAGTGAACCCATATCATTCCAAACATTATCGCCAGCGTTCAAGACGATAATTTCGGGATTGTGGGAATCGATTTCTTTTTGGACACCGTCATACCATACTGTATCTCCAGCTATGTATAATGTCTTCTCGTTGGCATGTTTAAATACAACACCACACACCTGCCCCATCCTTTCTAACAATTCTTCCCCTCTACCGTGCTCACCTTGTGTTTTAATTAATTGAATACCCTCAAAAATCGTATCTTCAGCAAGTGTTTCTACTTGTTCAAAACCGTCGTTTTTAACTTGAATAGCATCCTGTTCGTTCTGTACAAAAACTTTAATACCTTTTGGAAGCATTTCTTTTGCTATATCATCGTAATGATCTAGATGCAAATGTGTCAGTATTACCGCATCGATATCTTTGATGATATCGTCAACTGACATCGGCAGATCGATTATAGGATTTCTGATGTCCTCTCTGATCCCTGCCAAAAATGGAGGATACAGACCTTTGTCCGCGAGCAGTGGATCAATCAAGAATTTTTTACCTGCATAATGGACAATGATTGTCGCATTTCGAATTTGTTGAATGAACATGTGAAAGTAAATTCTCCTTTTGTTATCTGTTTTGTTTCGCAACAAAGTTCAGTTTATACTAGATGCTACGTTCAATTACACAGATTAATTAAAGTGTATTGACCTTTTCACTTTATTTTTTAAAGGAGATGCGCCAGATTTGGATCAAACGGATAAACGAATTATTGAAGAGCTAAGTCAAAATAGCCGAATTACAATGAAAGAACTAGGGGCAAGAGTTCACCTCACTGGTGCCGCAGCAGCAGCCCGTGTGGAGAAACTAGAAGATACGGGAGTTATAGAGGGGTACAGCATTAAGGTTAACCAAACAAAATTAGGTTGTTTTACGTATGCATTTCTTAACATTTATATAAAAAGCACACACCACCAACCATTTCTTTCATTTATTCAAGAAAAAAGAGAGCATATCCTCAATAATTATAAAATAAGCGGTGATGGTTGCTATCTGCTTGAATGCAGGTTTCCAAGTAATGAATCATTGAACCAATTTTTATTAGATTTAAATAATTACGCCAACTACAAATTATCTATTGTGATTGATAAAACCTTGTAGGAAAGAACCTAAACAGCGGTTTTAGACAAGTTAGATATTAGTAGGAATCTGTTCATTAAAAAAAGGAAGCCAATTTGTATCCGATGGCTTCCTTCATATTTTTATTTCTTCTTACTTTCTCACACTGTAATTAATCATTTCTAAAAAGAATAAGTATCTCCATCGCTAGAAACCAGAATATCATTAGTTAATTTCTTCTCTTCGATAAACTCATTCAATTCTGCTCTAGACAGCCTCCAATGATTAACTGCCTCCATGTGAACAACTACAATTTTATGACACTTGCATGCCGAAGACTTTCGTACCGATATTTTTCTCCCTTTAAATTCTCAAGTTCTAATTCAAATCAATTTATTGAGGAAAATAGTTCTTAATCTGATCTAGATCCTCTTTATCTAATTCCCAATCTAGGGCTTTTATATTATCATCAATATGCTCTTTGCTAACTGCCTTTGGTATGGTAACGATACTTTCCTGTCTTACTATCCAATTCATCGCAACCTGATATGCTGTTTTACCGTACTTGCTCCCTATAGTATCCAGTATCTTTCTTTCCAGGGAACCGACCTGAGGAAAACCTTTCCTACCAAATTTATGTGGCGCAAAACCAAAGGGTGAATATCCCATGATTGTTATACCATTGTCTTTAGAATACGGTAAAATCTCCTTCTCTATTCGTCTATCATGTAAATGGTAAGCTAATTGATTACATACTAATGGGATGCTGCCTAAATGGGACTGGGCCTCTTGCATTAACGGGATCGAAAAGTTACTTACACCAATATACCTGACAATACCCTTCTTAACTAGTTCGGCCATTGCTTCCATCGTCTCTGCAACACCATAGCGCTTGCTTGGCCAATGCTGTAAA from Paenibacillus polygoni encodes the following:
- a CDS encoding copper amine oxidase N-terminal domain-containing protein, which codes for MVNGQQVNSDVAPQIVNNRVMVPISMVAEALDANVGWNQKNQTVTINDKSIPSQEDIWKQDLDFIGSGWASLKNIIGTFMIGYDERDDALIKSVSVEGYDKLPIGGMYPAIMDYKIVDAQELTHSLKVRVKVILYEDILKGEIWDFVITKRKIETMKKVDFFNVDEYTVFPGLSYSK
- a CDS encoding cytosine deaminase, whose protein sequence is MIIQNAKLRGKEGLWNIVVKDGKFGQITQSLDTTTNEEVLDVSGALVLPPFIEPHIHLDTTLTAGEPEWNLSGTLFEGIQRWSERKAFLTHEDVKTRSKTALKWQVAQGIQHVRTHVDVTDPSLTAVKAMLEVKEEMAPYVDIQLVAFPQEGIHSYPNGVELMEEALKMGVDVVGGIPHFEFTREYGVDSMKVAFDLAEKYDRLIDIHCDEIDDEQSRFLEVVAKEAYERGLGSRTTASHTTAMGSYNDAYTYKLFRLLKMADLNFVSNPLVNIHLQGRFDTYPKRRGLTRVKELQEAGLNVCFGHDDIFDPWYPLGTGNMLQVLHMGIHASQLLGYDQIVNSIDLITKNSARTLHIEDMYGIEEGKPANFIVLEAENEYEAIRKQAAVLYSFRGGRKIAETKPRDTSIILENGLEKVTFNK
- a CDS encoding Lrp/AsnC family transcriptional regulator, which translates into the protein MDQTDKRIIEELSQNSRITMKELGARVHLTGAAAAARVEKLEDTGVIEGYSIKVNQTKLGCFTYAFLNIYIKSTHHQPFLSFIQEKREHILNNYKISGDGCYLLECRFPSNESLNQFLLDLNNYANYKLSIVIDKTL
- the codB gene encoding cytosine permease; this translates as MSKHDQEFSWQEVPKTQRNNFRKTFSVMLAFTFFSASMLAGGTLGVSLTFMQFMGIVLGGNLILGIYTGALAHIAAKTGLSTHLLAKYSFGGKGSYLPSFLLGFTQVGWFGVGVAMFAVPVAKAMDWNVYLLIFIFGLAMTATAIFGIKSLVILGYIAVPAIAILGGYSVFEGVDTLGGFQGLLDYMPTESITVAAALTICIGSFISGGTLTPDFARFSQTSKQAVTATVISFFLGNSLMFLFGAVGAMAYNLSDISEVMFLQGLILPAIIVLGLNIWTTNDNALYASGLGFANITKISKKFFVIVNGIVGTVFAMWMYNNFVGFLNVLGAAIPSIGAIIIADYFVVKRRNYKPFAEMTFKNVNWVAMVAWAIGVAFAQLAPGITPLNALIGTAAAYIVLMLVVPAKESKEMGNLNDYTERKIAG
- a CDS encoding MBL fold metallo-hydrolase; its protein translation is MFIQQIRNATIIVHYAGKKFLIDPLLADKGLYPPFLAGIREDIRNPIIDLPMSVDDIIKDIDAVILTHLHLDHYDDIAKEMLPKGIKVFVQNEQDAIQVKNDGFEQVETLAEDTIFEGIQLIKTQGEHGRGEELLERMGQVCGVVFKHANEKTLYIAGDTVWYDGVQKEIDSHNPEIIVLNAGDNVWNDMGSLIMGKEDVYEVHKAAPNANIIAVHMEAVNHWTLSRKELKRFGEEKRFSSRLFIPEDGESYTF
- a CDS encoding MFS transporter gives rise to the protein MSQINTKLWTKNFIILSLINFFMTLIFFLLNATITLYSIQEFNASTGEAGIIAGIFIIGSLLGRLFTGRLVQTKKILMTSLLFFILTTLLYFVHFNIGFLILSRFLNGITLGIITTVVSTVVVLNLPASRKGEGISYFAISTALATGIGPFIGLNMSQNANLNMIFIFSLILGIINVVIGIFVKFSVTNKATIKKEKGLKVSDFIEPKAIPIGIIMFIMAFCFSGIVSYLNVYALELGLIEAASFFFMIYTVFVLISRPFTGRLMDKKGANIIIYPALIVYGAGMLFLGSASSSAILLLAGALVALGFGNISSISQALAISLAEPHRVGLATATFFIFYDLGNGFGPSILGLLIPATGYDGLYVTLGFIVLATLFLYYLLYGRKERKIQN
- a CDS encoding 3-oxoacyl-[acyl-carrier-protein] synthase III C-terminal domain-containing protein, whose product is MPSVRLKQIAVYHPENSYTNEEVASSSPDRERLLGMWAHLGRDNRYLADEQETTVTMAIEAAKKVLKAANMSGEQLDLITISSGTHEYNIPTDAAFIHKAIGGKDQCAIYDQNANCAGMVVSYDQVSRAMLHNPKMKYALIVGSEQVGNFYKPENLVHIGLSGDAACAVILERVEEDGYGLIDSSYITHSERPEDLVLPEHGFKNSKVIQTRVSDSYKVDSMFAKAPAVINDLLKDHDLTKDAITHYSISQVLSTKIAYLAEALEEDSSKFTYVGNKYAYTGTTSPFLALYHAIEDGKLKQGDHHIMWSVGAGFTSCGLLARL
- a CDS encoding IS30 family transposase — its product is MSYTHLSIIERSKLEVLHQLGLSARAIARELDRHHSTISRELRKNQSLNGYQAVASEHRYKHLRQAQKPREKWTETLGKEIEQRLHETWSPEQISMRYRLKGEPMVSFKTIYRWLYQGRMIRNTVQQLRHKGKRQKPQEKRGRFLVGTSIKQRPKEIRSRETFGHWELDTVVSSRGKSKACVATCIERKTRLYTAIKMPDRTSLSMEIAIGVVAAQYPAQTFQTATVDRGKEFACFRELEESHGMTVYFADPYSSWQRGSNENGNGLLREFFPKGKDFAKVTEEELEHALQLINNRPRKCLGWKTAHESFEEEVSHLD
- a CDS encoding RNA polymerase sigma factor; this translates as MSGAHDNTSVYPDEQDRNTSFDHTYEQYRERIRKYFALKVNPMAADDLTQQVFLKAVENFHRFKGNAHLFTWIFKIAQNTVKNEYRRLSRQKESPFDFTDYESQSISLEFTKHVDIRIDISSALRKLSELDQEIIALRFFVDCTLSEISKIVGLRESAVKNRLYRALEKLRKELNEWGDIAIMSIQDMISIVNKGDSQGTNERLNKVHQDLFDELKINVERVTTKYNHQPSRKIVIEIYPDLQAFHHAVGEPGAPDWFMGTYEGHILKIVSPLNPGPDHTYESILKGVVHLFTMWLIEDINPSAPKWIRQGIGGYEAKQMTKEYIKSSTEDAIRHLAIPSFDDLDNDTWDFETMKGFQFSYMMVEFVMDRYGIDALNKVIRNPHDFEGIFKCTKPELYKQWVEYIKL